In Campylobacter vulpis, a genomic segment contains:
- a CDS encoding bacteriohemerythrin gives MHNALLDAQHKELYELAKQITHLNSSFVHSKELKPFLRQLLLFMNRHFSDEEEFMLQINYPNLSEHKKLHRKIILEIEEIIITEAKILNAMSKKIESVVMDLVFKHTIKEDSKIAKFYEENFLNKDKI, from the coding sequence ATGCACAATGCACTTTTAGACGCACAGCACAAGGAGCTTTACGAACTCGCCAAGCAAATTACGCATTTAAATTCATCGTTTGTGCATTCCAAAGAATTAAAACCTTTTTTGAGACAACTACTTTTATTTATGAATCGACATTTTAGCGATGAAGAAGAATTTATGCTACAAATCAACTATCCAAATTTAAGCGAACACAAAAAACTTCATCGCAAAATTATCTTAGAAATTGAAGAAATCATCATCACAGAAGCCAAAATCTTAAATGCTATGTCCAAAAAAATAGAAAGTGTCGTAATGGACCTAGTCTTTAAACATACAATCAAAGAAGATTCCAAAATTGCCAAATTTTATGAAGAAAATTTCCTCAACAAAGACAAAATTTAA
- the rpmI gene encoding 50S ribosomal protein L35, producing the protein MPKMKSVKSAVKRFKVGKNKIKRGSAFRNHILTKKPAKKMRDLRTAKYVHSTNVKAVEKMLGI; encoded by the coding sequence ATGCCAAAGATGAAAAGCGTTAAAAGCGCAGTTAAACGCTTCAAAGTAGGTAAAAATAAGATCAAAAGAGGCTCGGCTTTTCGTAATCACATTTTGACCAAAAAACCTGCGAAGAAAATGCGTGATTTAAGAACGGCTAAATATGTGCATAGCACAAATGTAAAAGCTGTGGAGAAAATGCTAGGAATTTAA
- the rplT gene encoding 50S ribosomal protein L20 codes for MARVKTGVVRRRRHKKVLKLARGFYSGRRKHFRKAKEQLERSLVYAYRDRRRKKRDFRRLWIVRINAACRLNDLSYSKFINGLKKAGIELDRKILADLAMNDAAAFAKIADAVKKAL; via the coding sequence ATGGCAAGAGTAAAAACAGGCGTGGTAAGACGCCGCAGACATAAAAAAGTTTTAAAATTAGCGCGTGGTTTTTATAGCGGACGCCGTAAGCATTTTAGAAAGGCTAAGGAGCAATTAGAAAGAAGCTTAGTTTATGCTTATCGTGATAGACGCCGTAAAAAAAGAGATTTTCGTCGCCTTTGGATTGTGCGTATCAATGCAGCTTGTAGGCTAAATGATTTAAGTTATTCTAAATTTATCAATGGTCTTAAAAAAGCAGGCATTGAGCTTGATAGAAAAATTTTAGCCGATTTGGCTATGAATGACGCAGCAGCTTTTGCTAAGATAGCAGACGCCGTTAAAAAAGCTCTATAA
- a CDS encoding highly acidic protein, protein MAWEDEEENFEEFDDEEEFENPQYSYNYDEDDYEFDDENDDEFYEID, encoded by the coding sequence ATGGCTTGGGAAGACGAAGAGGAAAACTTCGAAGAATTTGACGATGAAGAAGAATTTGAAAATCCGCAATATTCATATAATTACGATGAAGATGATTATGAATTTGACGATGAAAATGACGATGAATTTTATGAAATAGACTAA
- a CDS encoding HDOD domain-containing protein produces the protein MDMNELLLQSVESLPPLPDTVNKLRTYIDEAGAEIETEKVAEIISGDPLLMAKLLQLVNSPFYGFKSEITTIMQVITLLGIGNIKNVVLANSIKDNFKIDLSPYGLNTEDFLNSCNEEVNFITNWLNDEDKKLSYTLVPCVMLLRLGMVVFSHFLIQNKKDKEFLERLKAANFSNISLIENEFLGVDSLSFLGFLLHRWNFDESLIESVCFINSPHAASDNVKKSAYVLSITDHLFAPYHGSSPFNVETALALMQEAKNSGVSFDMDNFIAKLPEKARKNINKD, from the coding sequence ATGGATATGAACGAGCTTTTGCTTCAAAGCGTAGAAAGCTTACCTCCCCTACCAGACACGGTTAATAAGCTTAGAACTTACATTGATGAGGCGGGTGCTGAGATTGAGACGGAAAAAGTTGCGGAGATTATTTCTGGCGACCCACTTTTAATGGCAAAGCTTTTGCAACTTGTCAATTCGCCTTTTTATGGCTTTAAAAGTGAGATAACGACCATTATGCAAGTGATAACCTTACTTGGTATAGGGAATATTAAAAATGTAGTTTTAGCAAATTCTATTAAGGATAATTTTAAAATTGATCTTAGTCCTTATGGTTTAAACACTGAAGATTTTTTAAATTCTTGCAATGAAGAGGTTAATTTCATTACGAATTGGCTTAACGATGAGGATAAAAAACTTTCCTACACTCTCGTGCCTTGCGTGATGCTTTTAAGGCTTGGTATGGTTGTATTTTCTCATTTTCTTATACAAAATAAGAAAGATAAAGAATTTTTAGAAAGGCTTAAAGCGGCTAATTTTTCTAACATTTCTTTGATTGAAAACGAATTTTTAGGTGTGGATAGCCTCTCATTTTTAGGCTTTTTGCTTCATAGATGGAATTTTGATGAGAGTTTAATCGAAAGCGTTTGCTTTATCAATTCTCCTCACGCCGCTTCTGATAATGTGAAAAAATCCGCCTATGTTTTGTCTATTACCGATCATCTTTTCGCACCTTATCACGGCTCTTCGCCTTTTAATGTTGAAACAGCTTTAGCCCTAATGCAAGAGGCAAAAAATAGTGGCGTATCTTTTGATATGGACAATTTCATCGCAAAGCTTCCCGAAAAAGCACGCAAAAATATCAATAAGGACTAG
- a CDS encoding Dps family protein has product MSVAKQLLQLQADAHSLWIKFHNYHWNVKGLQFFSIHEYTEKAYEELAELFDDCAERALQLGEKAIVCPKVLLENAKAPKAEKDSFTPLEVLELVKKDYEYLLNEFQKLNELAEKAGDTTTAAFAQENIAKYEKSLWMLEASLTK; this is encoded by the coding sequence ATGTCAGTTGCAAAACAATTATTACAATTACAAGCAGATGCACATAGTTTGTGGATTAAATTTCACAATTATCATTGGAATGTTAAGGGACTTCAGTTTTTTTCTATCCACGAATATACTGAAAAAGCTTATGAAGAATTGGCTGAACTTTTTGATGATTGTGCAGAGAGAGCTTTACAACTTGGAGAAAAGGCTATTGTTTGTCCTAAGGTTTTGTTAGAAAATGCTAAAGCTCCAAAAGCAGAAAAAGATAGTTTTACTCCACTTGAAGTTTTAGAACTTGTAAAAAAAGACTATGAATATCTTTTGAATGAATTTCAAAAATTAAATGAATTAGCAGAGAAAGCAGGAGATACCACTACGGCAGCTTTCGCACAAGAAAATATCGCTAAGTATGAAAAAAGCCTTTGGATGCTTGAGGCAAGTTTAACAAAATAA
- a CDS encoding iron-sulfur cluster assembly scaffold protein, with the protein MAKNNLIGGSIWDEYSQKVQDRMNQPKFMGEFNEEDAKNRNAKLIVADFGAESCGDAVRLFWLVDEKTDTIIDARFKSFGCGTAIASSDTMAELCIGKKVDEAVKITNLDVEFAMRDEPNTPAVPPQKMHCSVMAYDVIKQAAATYKGVSPEDFEEQIIVCECARISLGTIKEVIKLNDLHSVEEITQYTKAGAFCKSCIKPGGHEAREYYLVDILAQTRAEMDKERLKNSTKSDVSFDEMTMVGQLKAVEAVLDAEIRPMLQGDGGDMEIIDIQKAEGAAIDIYIRYLGACSGCSSGSGATLYAIESILQEELSPNIRVMPV; encoded by the coding sequence ATGGCTAAAAATAATCTAATCGGTGGTTCAATCTGGGACGAATACTCCCAAAAAGTGCAAGATAGAATGAATCAGCCTAAATTTATGGGTGAATTTAATGAAGAAGACGCAAAAAATAGAAATGCGAAATTGATTGTGGCAGATTTTGGTGCAGAAAGCTGTGGCGATGCTGTGAGACTTTTTTGGCTTGTCGATGAAAAAACCGACACTATTATCGATGCGAGATTTAAAAGCTTTGGCTGTGGAACAGCAATTGCAAGTAGTGATACTATGGCAGAACTTTGCATAGGTAAAAAAGTCGATGAAGCTGTCAAAATCACAAATTTAGATGTCGAGTTTGCAATGCGTGATGAGCCAAATACCCCTGCCGTGCCACCACAAAAAATGCACTGCTCGGTTATGGCTTATGATGTGATTAAGCAAGCGGCAGCAACTTACAAAGGCGTGTCTCCTGAGGACTTTGAGGAGCAAATCATAGTTTGCGAATGTGCTAGGATAAGTCTTGGGACTATTAAAGAAGTTATTAAGCTTAATGACCTTCATAGTGTCGAAGAAATCACGCAATACACCAAAGCAGGAGCTTTTTGTAAATCCTGTATAAAGCCCGGTGGACACGAGGCTAGGGAATATTATTTAGTCGATATTTTGGCACAAACTAGGGCTGAAATGGATAAGGAGCGTTTAAAAAATTCTACAAAAAGTGATGTATCTTTTGATGAAATGACTATGGTGGGGCAACTTAAAGCCGTTGAAGCGGTATTAGATGCTGAAATTCGCCCTATGCTTCAAGGAGATGGAGGCGATATGGAAATCATCGATATTCAAAAGGCTGAAGGTGCGGCGATTGACATTTATATTCGTTATTTAGGGGCTTGTAGTGGCTGTTCTAGCGGGAGTGGAGCAACGCTTTATGCGATAGAAAGCATTTTGCAAGAAGAACTTAGTCCAAATATACGCGTAATGCCTGTGTAA
- a CDS encoding NifS family cysteine desulfurase, with protein sequence MKVYLDNNATTMLDHNALELMLPYLKENYGNPNSLHQWGSSTHPALRDAMDKLYEGLGASDLDDIIITSCATESINWVLKSAYFDYILDKERDEIIISSVEHPAVSGAAHFLKSLGVKVIELPVNSEGVSNVEHLKEVISDKTALVSVMWANNETGMIFPIKEMAELSHEFGALFHTDATQAVGKIKVDLRQSGVDFASFSAHKFHGPKGVGGLFIKKGLKLTPLLHGGEHMGGRRSGTLNVPYIVAMAEALRIANSMLIFEDSHIRRLRDRLEDAVLSIEDTSVVGDRKNRVPNTILASIKGVEGEAMLWDLNKNGIAASTGSACASEDLESNPIMEAIGAENDLAHTALRLSLSRFNTEEEIDYAATQIKAAAKRLRAISSTYAYNPNNYK encoded by the coding sequence ATGAAAGTTTATTTAGATAATAACGCAACAACAATGCTCGATCATAATGCCTTAGAGCTGATGTTGCCTTATCTTAAAGAAAATTATGGGAATCCAAATAGTTTGCACCAATGGGGTAGCTCCACACACCCAGCACTTCGCGATGCTATGGATAAGCTTTATGAAGGACTTGGAGCAAGTGATTTAGATGACATTATCATCACTTCCTGTGCAACTGAAAGCATTAACTGGGTGTTAAAAAGTGCTTATTTTGACTATATCTTAGACAAAGAACGCGATGAGATTATCATTTCAAGCGTAGAACATCCTGCTGTTTCTGGGGCGGCACATTTTCTAAAAAGCCTTGGAGTTAAAGTCATTGAATTACCCGTTAATAGCGAAGGAGTCTCTAACGTAGAGCATTTAAAAGAGGTAATAAGTGATAAAACAGCACTTGTAAGCGTAATGTGGGCAAATAACGAAACGGGTATGATTTTTCCCATCAAAGAAATGGCAGAACTTAGCCACGAATTTGGCGCTCTCTTTCATACAGACGCCACACAAGCAGTAGGAAAAATCAAGGTTGATTTAAGACAAAGTGGAGTTGATTTTGCCTCCTTTTCAGCACATAAATTCCACGGACCAAAAGGCGTTGGCGGACTTTTCATTAAAAAGGGCTTAAAACTAACTCCACTTTTACACGGAGGTGAGCATATGGGAGGGCGTCGTAGCGGAACGCTCAATGTCCCCTACATCGTGGCTATGGCAGAAGCTTTACGCATAGCAAATTCTATGTTAATTTTCGAAGACTCTCACATACGCCGCTTAAGAGATAGGCTTGAAGACGCTGTTTTAAGCATAGAAGATACCAGTGTCGTGGGAGATAGGAAAAACCGCGTCCCAAATACTATTTTAGCAAGTATTAAGGGCGTAGAAGGCGAAGCTATGCTGTGGGATTTAAATAAAAATGGCATCGCCGCTAGCACAGGATCAGCCTGTGCGAGTGAAGATTTAGAAAGTAATCCTATTATGGAAGCCATAGGTGCGGAAAATGACCTCGCTCACACAGCTTTAAGACTTTCTTTATCGCGTTTTAACACAGAAGAAGAAATTGACTACGCAGCGACTCAAATCAAAGCCGCCGCTAAACGCCTAAGGGCGATTTCAAGCACTTATGCTTACAATCCAAACAATTATAAATAA
- a CDS encoding glucose-6-phosphate isomerase, with product MLKNTLFFEKTSLEKIDAYARRINDEQENGDVGYYHLHKMGATLIEESVEFISQKTCVKKIILVGMGGSSCGVKALKDLLFDEKDNDRELLILDNTSSHSVSKILKQIKLEESLFIITSKTGSTVEVISLFKLIIAHFNLNLNELHKYFVFITDENSNLHKEGENLGIKCFFIPQNVGGRFSVLSAAGIVPLCFCGYNVKALLDGAEACFEDFFSHKNDVILQKAYHYCTHKNANINVLFSYSDAFKGFNEWYIQLIAESLGKKQGYKRLGLTPIALIGARDQHSFLQLIMDGPKNKTITFLKIKDSQKAPFIPDIHFKFLDSLSNGVNLHELLNAQCDATMHALCAENLSVDVIELERLDAWHCGYLMYYYELFTSACGLMLGINTYDQPGVEVGKLILKNLLRK from the coding sequence ATGCTAAAAAATACACTTTTTTTTGAAAAAACAAGTTTAGAAAAAATAGATGCTTACGCTAGACGCATTAATGATGAGCAAGAAAATGGCGATGTGGGCTATTATCATCTACATAAAATGGGTGCGACTTTGATAGAAGAAAGCGTGGAATTCATCTCTCAAAAAACCTGTGTGAAAAAAATCATTTTAGTTGGTATGGGTGGGTCAAGCTGTGGTGTGAAAGCCCTTAAAGACCTGCTCTTTGATGAAAAAGATAATGATAGAGAGCTTTTGATCCTTGATAATACTTCTTCGCATTCTGTAAGTAAAATTTTAAAACAAATCAAGCTTGAAGAAAGCCTTTTCATCATCACAAGTAAAACGGGAAGCACGGTCGAGGTAATAAGCCTTTTTAAACTCATCATTGCACATTTTAATTTAAATTTAAATGAACTTCATAAGTATTTTGTTTTTATCACTGATGAAAATTCGAATTTGCATAAAGAGGGTGAAAATTTGGGGATAAAATGCTTTTTTATCCCGCAAAATGTGGGGGGACGTTTTAGCGTTTTATCTGCTGCGGGTATAGTGCCACTTTGCTTTTGCGGGTATAATGTGAAGGCTTTGCTAGATGGGGCGGAGGCTTGTTTTGAGGATTTTTTCTCGCATAAAAATGATGTGATTTTGCAAAAGGCTTATCATTACTGCACGCATAAAAATGCAAATATTAATGTGCTTTTTTCTTATAGCGATGCTTTTAAGGGTTTTAATGAGTGGTATATCCAGCTCATTGCTGAAAGTCTTGGTAAAAAGCAAGGCTATAAAAGACTAGGTTTAACGCCCATAGCCTTAATCGGTGCTAGAGACCAGCATAGCTTTTTACAACTCATAATGGACGGACCAAAAAATAAAACCATAACTTTTTTAAAAATTAAGGATAGTCAAAAGGCTCCATTTATCCCTGATATTCATTTTAAATTTTTGGATTCTTTGAGTAATGGTGTGAATTTACACGAGCTTTTAAACGCACAATGCGATGCGACTATGCACGCTTTGTGTGCGGAAAATTTGAGTGTCGATGTGATAGAGCTTGAAAGGCTTGATGCGTGGCATTGTGGATATTTGATGTATTATTATGAGCTTTTTACTTCGGCGTGTGGGCTTATGCTAGGGATTAATACCTATGACCAGCCTGGAGTTGAGGTAGGGAAGTTGATTTTAAAGAATTTATTAAGGAAATAA
- the cheQ gene encoding cheVAW transcriptional regulator CheQ: MMKSLILPPNEFLDHYVLNVEFSHLANISKNAYKFWKKAEIGRYQGTRIIFLHKNCILEKHQNALKQCTDLSGFVLASAFCSFTTLSPSHLVEKNHSAIYKLLELKEICGVKFVNLKKFYDFLKLDYHQHIYIEKCHFFSPTPLEKRIKITPSLCVGYY; the protein is encoded by the coding sequence ATGATGAAAAGCCTTATTTTACCGCCGAATGAATTTTTAGATCATTATGTTTTAAATGTCGAGTTTTCTCATCTTGCAAATATTTCTAAAAATGCCTATAAATTTTGGAAAAAAGCCGAGATAGGTCGGTATCAAGGCACAAGAATTATTTTTTTGCATAAAAATTGCATTTTAGAAAAGCATCAAAATGCCCTCAAACAATGCACGGATTTAAGCGGCTTTGTGTTAGCGAGTGCTTTTTGTTCTTTTACAACCCTTTCTCCATCTCATTTGGTGGAAAAAAATCATTCCGCTATTTATAAGCTTTTAGAACTTAAAGAAATTTGTGGAGTGAAATTTGTGAATTTAAAGAAATTTTATGATTTTTTAAAGCTTGATTATCATCAGCATATTTATATAGAAAAATGCCATTTTTTCAGCCCCACGCCTTTAGAAAAGCGGATTAAAATCACGCCGAGTTTATGCGTGGGTTATTATTAA
- a CDS encoding MFS transporter, with protein sequence MKTLKRKHFKTLALSSLGGTLEFYDFIIFVFFAAYISKNFFPENLSEFWKLFNTYGIFAAGYLARPLGGIVMAHFGDKFGRKNMFMLSILLMVIPTFALAFIPGFETLGYTCIVLLVLVRILQGIAIGGELPGAWVFTYEHAPHHRRHTYLGVLTASVVGGILLGSLVFLIMNKIYTQEELFEWAWRVPFFLGGIFGIISVYLRKFLSETPVFEEMKKEQSLEKFPLKEVFKRAKLSVICSMLITWVLTGCIVVLILLLPSYMSVMLTIDKIEQSYLQMLGIVSICAGCVFSGILGDKIGVIRTCILFALGLIACNFLYFNALYMPNSSLESVKMWYLLACFSAGVMNLCPMIMSEIFDPKIKFSGLSLGYNLAYALAGGFTPQLAFFLHTFALQNLDNALRFSLGFYILFLGLVALFTAFMYKKLAKF encoded by the coding sequence ATGAAAACTTTAAAAAGAAAACACTTTAAAACCCTCGCACTCTCCTCTTTGGGTGGGACTTTAGAATTTTATGATTTCATCATTTTTGTCTTTTTTGCTGCTTATATTTCTAAGAATTTTTTTCCTGAAAATTTAAGTGAGTTTTGGAAATTATTTAATACTTACGGCATTTTTGCGGCTGGATACTTAGCGCGTCCTTTGGGTGGGATTGTTATGGCGCATTTTGGCGATAAATTTGGACGCAAAAATATGTTTATGTTAAGTATTTTGCTTATGGTTATACCTACCTTTGCTCTTGCTTTTATCCCGGGTTTTGAAACTCTAGGTTATACTTGTATCGTGCTTTTAGTGCTTGTGAGAATTCTACAAGGTATAGCCATAGGTGGGGAATTACCCGGTGCTTGGGTCTTTACCTACGAACACGCTCCACATCATCGAAGACACACATATTTGGGTGTTTTAACCGCTTCTGTTGTAGGTGGAATTTTGCTTGGTAGTTTGGTGTTTTTGATAATGAATAAAATTTACACTCAAGAAGAGCTTTTTGAGTGGGCTTGGAGAGTGCCATTTTTCTTAGGAGGAATTTTTGGCATCATTTCTGTATATCTTAGAAAATTTTTAAGCGAAACACCTGTCTTTGAAGAAATGAAAAAAGAACAAAGTTTAGAAAAATTTCCACTCAAAGAAGTCTTTAAACGAGCAAAGCTTAGTGTAATTTGTTCTATGCTTATCACTTGGGTTTTAACAGGGTGCATTGTCGTTTTAATCCTTCTTTTACCAAGTTATATGAGTGTTATGCTTACAATCGACAAAATCGAACAAAGCTATTTGCAAATGTTAGGCATTGTTTCAATCTGTGCTGGTTGCGTTTTTAGCGGAATTTTAGGCGATAAGATAGGCGTTATAAGGACTTGCATTTTATTTGCCTTAGGGCTTATTGCGTGTAATTTTTTGTATTTTAACGCTCTTTATATGCCAAATTCTAGCCTTGAAAGTGTAAAAATGTGGTATTTGCTCGCTTGCTTTTCTGCGGGAGTGATGAATCTCTGTCCTATGATAATGAGCGAAATTTTTGACCCTAAAATCAAATTCTCAGGGCTTTCTCTAGGTTATAATCTCGCTTATGCTCTAGCTGGAGGATTTACGCCACAACTTGCGTTTTTTCTCCACACTTTTGCCTTACAAAATTTGGATAATGCCTTGCGTTTTTCTCTTGGCTTTTATATTTTATTTTTAGGCTTAGTGGCTCTTTTCACAGCTTTTATGTATAAAAAACTTGCCAAATTTTAA
- the galU gene encoding UTP--glucose-1-phosphate uridylyltransferase GalU produces the protein MLQTCIFPAAGYGTRFLPATKALPKEMLPILTKPLIHYGVDEALEAGMDNMGFVTGRGKRALEDYFDISYELEHQISGTKKEYLLSEIRSLISRCTFTFTRQNEMKGLGDAVLKGRPLASDEAFGVILADDLCVNENGQNVMAQMVKIYEKYRCTIIAVMEVEKEQVSNYGVIAGNAVEDNLIMVHSMVEKPSVEEAPSNLAIIGRYILTPDIFGILENTKAGKNGEIQLTDALLTQATNGMVLAYKFEGKRFDCGSVEGYVEATNYFYKKSLC, from the coding sequence ATGCTTCAAACTTGCATTTTTCCCGCTGCGGGCTATGGCACACGCTTTTTACCAGCGACTAAGGCTTTACCTAAGGAGATGCTTCCTATCTTAACCAAGCCTTTAATTCACTATGGAGTCGATGAGGCTTTAGAAGCAGGTATGGATAATATGGGCTTTGTTACAGGGCGTGGGAAGAGAGCTTTGGAGGATTATTTTGACATTTCTTACGAGCTTGAACATCAAATTTCTGGCACGAAAAAAGAGTATTTATTAAGCGAAATTCGCTCTTTGATTAGCCGTTGCACCTTTACTTTCACAAGGCAAAATGAGATGAAAGGTTTGGGCGATGCTGTGTTAAAGGGGCGACCTTTGGCGAGCGATGAAGCTTTTGGGGTGATTTTGGCTGATGATTTGTGTGTCAATGAAAACGGACAAAATGTCATGGCTCAAATGGTAAAAATTTATGAGAAATACCGCTGCACTATTATCGCCGTGATGGAAGTGGAAAAAGAGCAGGTGAGTAATTATGGCGTGATAGCGGGAAACGCTGTGGAGGATAATCTCATAATGGTGCATTCTATGGTGGAAAAACCGAGTGTTGAAGAAGCACCGAGTAATTTGGCTATCATAGGGCGTTATATCTTAACGCCTGATATTTTTGGTATTTTAGAAAATACTAAAGCTGGGAAAAACGGCGAAATTCAGCTTACAGATGCGCTTTTAACCCAAGCAACTAATGGTATGGTTTTAGCCTACAAATTCGAGGGCAAACGCTTTGACTGCGGTAGTGTTGAGGGCTATGTCGAGGCGACAAATTATTTTTATAAGAAAAGTTTATGCTAA
- a CDS encoding SLOG cluster 4 domain-containing protein, with protein sequence MRKIIATIGYASLERLEEKDKQIIQDLALDLGKKLIQEGYVIVNGGLGGVMEAVSLGARRADNYTDGKILGLIPNYDKSIANPYIDRVLPLGLDVARNVCVASVCDAMVVIGGESGSLSEMALAWQLGKLIIALSNYGYGGEFKNRTLDSRRKDKIYFANNANEVIEILREKLPLYQKAFLGIKKDMTKQEARDIIKTHCDIEVELEFLGQGSEGFVFTDKKKVYKLFKHSPYISRLYFQLEPLSKQLKDTRFSLPFEIYYNNDILIISYEYFETKPFKPMPYTAYIELLSDFYYAGIVCCDIQPKNLLIDVQNDRLVICDIGWDFVSYSDTFFKSMCRRAFAIYKLQNHLCEIDNIKEFLSPLNTQEDFSALEKFLQCENLLSEYQRFFSKIGAFRIHKTLIRDFYRENPQYKSIFDYGAGSGEIAYSLNKIGKSVVGYEISKDIIKDKYHRTFEKILIGKELEKFIQTKEQFDSILCSLVLCHHLANTQEEALKIIDSIMNNLVCLSKKHIFIVICNPLFYNAKSNIQERKSSDFYDTQHTITKTMFSTKRDRLDFHRPLGFYENLFKRFNLKIENIFQSGDTSTSPYRIYNSDFMFFSLIKE encoded by the coding sequence ATGCGTAAGATTATTGCTACTATTGGATATGCAAGCTTAGAGCGTTTAGAAGAAAAAGACAAACAAATTATACAAGATTTAGCACTAGACTTAGGTAAAAAGCTTATACAAGAGGGTTATGTCATCGTAAATGGTGGGCTAGGTGGCGTAATGGAGGCTGTTTCTTTAGGAGCTAGAAGGGCGGACAACTATACAGATGGAAAGATATTAGGACTCATTCCAAACTATGATAAAAGCATTGCAAACCCCTACATTGATAGGGTATTGCCGCTTGGGCTTGATGTAGCAAGAAATGTGTGTGTGGCAAGTGTTTGTGATGCTATGGTAGTGATTGGCGGGGAGAGTGGGAGTCTTAGCGAGATGGCTCTTGCGTGGCAGCTTGGTAAATTAATTATCGCACTTTCAAATTATGGCTATGGTGGTGAGTTTAAAAATAGAACACTAGATTCTAGACGAAAAGATAAAATCTATTTTGCAAATAATGCAAATGAGGTTATAGAGATTTTGAGAGAGAAACTGCCTCTTTATCAAAAAGCTTTTTTGGGTATCAAAAAGGATATGACAAAACAAGAAGCAAGAGATATTATTAAAACGCATTGTGATATTGAAGTAGAATTAGAGTTTTTAGGTCAGGGAAGTGAGGGCTTTGTTTTCACAGATAAGAAAAAAGTCTATAAACTTTTCAAGCATTCACCTTATATTTCAAGGCTTTATTTTCAGCTAGAGCCACTCTCTAAACAACTTAAAGATACGCGTTTTAGCCTGCCTTTTGAGATATATTATAACAATGATATATTGATTATATCTTATGAATATTTTGAAACAAAACCTTTTAAACCTATGCCTTATACTGCATATATAGAGTTACTTTCAGATTTTTATTACGCAGGTATTGTATGTTGTGATATACAACCTAAAAATTTATTGATTGATGTGCAAAATGATAGGCTTGTGATTTGTGATATTGGCTGGGATTTTGTCTCTTATAGTGATACATTTTTTAAGAGTATGTGTAGAAGGGCATTTGCGATTTATAAGCTACAAAATCATTTATGCGAGATTGATAATATCAAGGAATTTCTTAGCCCACTTAATACACAAGAAGATTTTAGTGCGTTAGAAAAGTTTTTGCAATGTGAGAATCTCTTAAGCGAATATCAAAGATTTTTCTCAAAAATTGGGGCTTTTAGGATACATAAAACTTTAATAAGAGATTTTTATAGAGAAAATCCACAATATAAAAGCATTTTTGATTATGGTGCTGGAAGTGGAGAAATCGCTTATAGCTTAAACAAAATAGGTAAAAGTGTTGTAGGTTATGAAATTAGCAAAGATATTATTAAAGATAAATATCACAGGACTTTTGAAAAAATTCTTATTGGAAAAGAGTTAGAAAAATTTATACAAACAAAAGAACAATTTGATTCTATCTTATGCTCTTTAGTACTATGTCATCATCTAGCAAATACGCAAGAAGAAGCATTAAAAATTATTGATTCTATTATGAATAATCTTGTATGTTTAAGTAAAAAACATATTTTCATTGTGATTTGTAATCCACTTTTTTATAACGCAAAATCTAATATACAAGAGCGTAAAAGTAGCGACTTTTATGATACGCAACACACCATTACAAAAACAATGTTTTCCACAAAAAGAGATAGGCTTGACTTTCATCGCCCTTTAGGATTTTATGAGAATCTTTTTAAGCGTTTTAATCTTAAGATAGAAAATATTTTTCAAAGTGGGGACACAAGCACAAGTCCCTATAGAATCTACAATTCTGATTTTATGTTTTTTAGTCTTATAAAGGAATGA